DNA from Halobaculum sp. XH14:
CCAGCCGACGCTTCTGGATCTCCAGTCGCTTCTTCTGGGTCGTCAGGTCCGCGATGCCCTGTTTGACCTCCTGGAGCTCGTCGCGCATCTGCTCGTAGCTGTAATCGAGCGTCTCCGTCGGGTCCTCCGCCCGGTTGAGGATGGCGTTCACCTTCGACCGGACGACGTAGGACGCACGAGAGAGGATTCCCATACTCCGTTTTGGCGAGTGCCCCGTATAAATCTCACCCGAACTACTGATTGCCCGCCAGCGTTTTCGCCCGTCGACCCGCAGTCGAGATCATGACCGACGAGGACGCCGCGGGCGGACGGGCCGACGACGCCGACCGAGAACCCGGCGGGGACGACCCCATCGGTGACGACCCGGAGGACGGCGACGCCGTGCTGATTCCGGGCGGGCGCGACGTGCGGGCGACGATCGACGTCGCCGGTGCCTGGGACGGGGCCGAGCCCCGCGACGACGACTGGTCACGGGCCGGCGACGGGGAGCGTGGCGACGACGCCCGATCCTGCGTCGTCGCGTGCCCGCCCCACCCCCAGCACCGCGGTCATCGCGGCGACGGACGGCTCGTGGCGGCCAGCGACGCGCTGACCGAGCGCGGCGTGGACTGTCTCCGGTTCGACTACGGCGACTGGGACGGGGGCCGGGGCGAACTCGCGGACGCGCGTAACGCGGTCGAGTGGGCGCACGAGCGCTACGACCGGGTCGGCCTGTTCGGCTTCAGTTTCGGCGGCTGCATCGCGCTGAACGCCGCGGCGAACGGGGACGCCGACGTGACCGCGGTCAGCGTGCTCTCGCCCGCGCGCCGACTCGCCGAGGGGATCGACTCGCTCGACGCGCTCGACCGGATCTCGTGTCCGGTGCAGGTGGTGTACG
Protein-coding regions in this window:
- a CDS encoding alpha/beta hydrolase — its product is MTDEDAAGGRADDADREPGGDDPIGDDPEDGDAVLIPGGRDVRATIDVAGAWDGAEPRDDDWSRAGDGERGDDARSCVVACPPHPQHRGHRGDGRLVAASDALTERGVDCLRFDYGDWDGGRGELADARNAVEWAHERYDRVGLFGFSFGGCIALNAAANGDADVTAVSVLSPARRLAEGIDSLDALDRISCPVQVVYGTRDDTVDWEPTVERARELDHEVVEFAADHFYVGQTGKVGEAVGAWLAERV